A window of the Labeo rohita strain BAU-BD-2019 chromosome 1, IGBB_LRoh.1.0, whole genome shotgun sequence genome harbors these coding sequences:
- the atp1a1a.3 gene encoding sodium/potassium-transporting ATPase subunit alpha-1a.3 — MGLGTGKDEYKLAATSEDGVKKPKKGKKNKKDMEELKKEVELEDHKLTLEELSRKYGTDLTKGLTISRAKEILARDGPNALTPPVTTPEWVKFCRQLFGGFQTLLWIGAFLCFFAYSIQAASEEEPANDNLYLGLVLAFVVTINGCFSYYQEAKSSKIMDSFKNLVPQKALVVRDGEKKVIDAEEVVVGDLVEVKSGDRIPSDIRVISAHGCKVDNSSLTGESEPQTRNPDFSSENPLETRNIAFFSTNCVDGTARGIVINTGDRTVMGRIATLASNLEGGKTPIAKEIEHFIHIITGVAVFLGVTFFILSLILGYSWLESVIFLIGIIVANVPEGLLATVTVCLTLTAKRMAKKNCLVKNLEAVETLGSTSTICSDKTGTLTQNRMTVAHMWFDSQIHIADTTENQSGTSFDRSSATWSALARVAGLCNRAVFLSNQNHLPVLMRETAGDASESALLKCIELCCGSVTEIREKYPKIAEIPFNSTNKYQLSIHKNLNPSESKHLLVMKGAPERILDRCSTILIQGKEQPLDDEIKDAFQNAYVELGGLGERVLGFCHFSLPDDQFPEGFAFDTDDVNFPTENLCFIGLMSMIDPPRAAVPDAVAKCRSAGIKVIMVTGDHPITAKAIAKGVGIISEGSETVDDIAARLRIPVGEVNPRDAKACVVHGGELKSMTSEQLDEILKYHAEIVFARTSPQQKLIIVEGCQRQGAIVAVTGDGVNDSPALKKADIGVAMGIAGSDVSKQAADMILLDDNFASIVTGVEEGRLIFDNLKKSIAYTLTSNIPEISPFLMFIIANIPLPLGTVTILCIDLGTDMVPAISLAYETAESDIMKRQPRNAETDRLVNERLISMSYGQIGMMQAVGGFFTYFVILAENGFLPWDLVGIRIGWEDKYLNDLEDSYGQQWTYESRKIVEFTCHTAFFSSIVVVQWTDLLICKTRRLSIFQQGMKNRILIFGLFEETALAAFLSYCPGIDVAVRMYPLKPMWWFCGFPYSLLIFIYDEIRKYLLRQNPGGWVEKETYY, encoded by the exons ATGGGGCTCGGG ACAGGGAAGGATGAGTACAAATTGGCAGCAACATCAGAAGATGGAGTCAAAAAGCCCAAAAAGgggaaaaagaacaaaaaggaCATGGAGGAACTGAAGAAAGAAGTGGAACTG GAAGACCACAAGTTGACCTTGGAAGAGCTTAGCCGAAAATATGGCACTGATCTGACCAAG GGTTTGACCATTTCCCGAGCAAAGGAAATCTTAGCCCGCGATGGACCAAATGCCTTGACTCCACCTGTTACGACTCCAGAATGGGTCAAGTTCTGCAGACAGCTGTTTGGTGGATTCCAGACACTGCTGTGGATTGGTGCATTTCTTTGCTTCTTTGCATATTCCATCCAGGCTGCCTCAGAAGAAGAACCAGCAAATGACAAT CTATATCTGGGACTTGTGCTTGCTTTTGTTGTCACAATCAATGGATGCTTCTCATACTATCAAGAAGCCAAGAGCTCTAAAATCATGGATTCGTTCAAGAACCTCGTTCCTCAg AAAGCCCTGGTTGTACGTGATGGAGAGAAAAAGGTCATCGACGCTGAGGAGGTAGTTGTAGGTGATCTTGTGGAGGTCAAAAGTGGAGACAGAATCCCATCTGATATTCGTGTCATCTCTGCACATGGATGCAAA GTGGACAACTCTTCCCTCACTGGTGAATCTGAGCCCCAGACTCGTAATCCTGACTTCTCTAGTGAAAACCCTTTGGAGACAagaaacattgcatttttttctaccAATTGTGTTGACG GTACTGCCAGAGGGATTGTCATCAACACCGGAGACCGTACTGTCATGGGTCGTATTGCTACTCTTGCCTCCAACCTGGAAGGTGGAAAAACACCAATTGCTAAAGAGATCGAGCACTTCATCCACATCATCACTGGTGTAGCCGTCTTCCTGGGTGTCACCTTCTTCATTCTCTCCCTGATTCTTGGTTACTCTTGGTTGGAATCTGTCATCTTCTTGATTGGAATCATTGTTGCTAATGTACCTGAAGGTCTCCTTGCCACTGTAACT GTATGTCTGACTCTGACCGCCAAACGCATGGCGAAGAAAAACTGCCTGGTGAAGAATCTTGAAGCCGTGGAGACCCTTGGCTCAACCTCCACTATCTGCTCTGACAAGACTGGAACTTTGACCCAAAACCGAATGACCGTTGCTCACATGTGGTTCGACAGCCAGATTCATATCGCAGACACCACAGAGAACCAGAGTGGAACCTCATTTGACAGGAGCTCGGCTACTTGGTCTGCTCTTGCACGTGTTGCTGGCCTTTGCAATCGTGCTGTCTTCCTATCAAATCAGAACCATCTCCCAGTCCTTATG CGAGAGACAGCTGGTGATGCCTCAGAGTCTGCCCTGTTGAAGTGTATTGAGCTGTGCTGTGGTTCAGTCACTGAAATCAGAGAGAAGTACCCAAAGATTGCTGAGATTCCTTTCAACTCCACCAACAAGTATCAG CTCTCAATCCACAAGAATCTCAATCCCTCAGAGTCTAAGCACCTGCTGGTGATGAAAGGAGCCCCTGAGAGAATCTTGGATCGATGCTCTACTATTTTGATTCAAGGAAAAGAGCAGCCTTTGGATGATGAAATAAAAGATGCTTTTCAAAATGCTTATGTAGAACTTGGGGGTCTTGGAGAAAGAGTGTTGG GCTTCTGCCACTTTTCCCTCCCTGATGACCAGTTTCCTGAGGGTTTTGCATTTGATACTGATGACGTGAACTTCCCAACTGAGAACTTGTGTTTTATTGGCCTCATGTCCATGATCGATCCTCCTCGTGCAGCTGTACCGGATGCTGTGGCCAAATGCAGGAGTGCTGGAATCAAG GTTATTATGGTTACTGGAGACCATCCAATCACAGCAAAGGCTATTGCAAAAGGTGTTGGTATCATCTCTGAAGGCAGTGAGACTGTAGATGATATTGCAGCTCGTCTGAGAATTCCTGTTGGAGAGGTTAATCCAAG AGATGCTAAGGCCTGTGTGGTCCATGGTGGAGAACTGAAGAGTATGACCTCAGAACAGCTGGATGAGATCCTCAAATACCATGCAGAAATTGTGTTCGCCAGAACTTCTCCACAGCAAAAGCTGATTATCGTGGAAGGGTGTCAACGACAG GGTGCCATTGTAGCTGTAACCGGTGATGGTGTCAATGATTCTCCTGCTCTGAAGAAGGCTGACATTGGTGTGGCTATGGGTATTGCTGGATCTGACGTATCCAAACAGGCTGCTGACATGATCCTTCTAGacgacaactttgcctcaattGTCACCGGAGTAGAAGAAG GACGTCTGATCTTTGACAACTTGAAGAAGTCTATCGCCTACACGTTGACCAGTAACATCCCTGAGATCTCACCCTTCCTTATGTTCATCATTGCTAATATTCCTTTACCTTTGGGCACCGTCACCATTCTCTGCATTGACCTGGGAACTGATATG GTTCCTGCTATCTCACTGGCCTATGAAACTGCTGAAAGTGACATCATGAAGAGACAACCCAGAAATGCTGAAACAGATAGGCTGGTGAATGAGAGGCTCATCAGTATGAGCTATGGTCAAATTG GCATGATGCAAGCTGTCGGCGGGTTCTTTACCTACTTTGTAATTCTTGCTGAGAATGGATTCTTGCCCTGGGATCTGGTAGGAATTCGAATTGGTTGGGAAGACAAATATCTCAATGACCTGGAAGACAGCTATGGCCAGCAGTGG ACCTATGAGAGCAGAAAGATTGTGGAGTTCACATGCCACACAGCCTTCTTCAGCAGTATTGTAGTTGTGCAATGGACTGACTTGCTCATCTGCAAGACCAGGAGGCTTTCCATCTTTCAGCAGGGAATGAA GAATAGAATCCTCATCTTTGGTCTGTTTGAGGAAACTGCTCTGGCCGCGTTCTTATCCTACTGCCCAGGCATTGATGTTGCTGTCCGAATGTATCCACTGAA aCCAATGTGGTGGTTCTGTGGCTTCCCATATTCATTGCTCATTTTCATCTATGATGAAATTAGAAAATATCTCCTTAGGCAGAACCCAGGAG GCTGGGTGGAAAAAGAAACATACTACTAA